The genomic stretch CCACTCCTTGGGGACGCCACAGGATCGTACCTTGCGCATCCTCCGCCGCCACCGCACCACGCCCGAGCTTGGGCCACACCTCCTCACGCACCTCCGCCAGCAACCGCGCCTCCAACCGCCCCGGCTCCTCGCGTGCCGCCTCGAGCGTGGCCGAGAACGCCTCGCTCTCTCCTCGCGCCCTCTGCAGCCGTGCCGCCGCCTCCGCATCCGCCGCGGCGCGCAGCGCGTGAGACTCCGCATCGGCCAACCGACGCATCCGTTCCCGCAGCGCGAGCGCCTCGTCCACGTAAGTCTTCGCCTCCACGCGCGCGCTGCTCACGTCCTGAAACGCCGGCAGCACCGGCTTCGGCGGCAGCAGTTCGCGCAGCTCCAAGCCCGTGAAGGTCACGCCGGGATCGATCTCCGCGAGGATCTCCTTCATCGCCTCCAACGTCGCATCGCGAAAGACCGCGAGGCCGGTGGGCACCACGTCGTCGATCGCCACCCGCGCCAGCGCTCTCGTCGCCGCTTGGTGAAACACCGCTTCCAACAAGCGCTCCGGCTCGCGCACCGAAGTGAAGTGCCGGGCCGTATCCACGATCTGGTAACGCAATGTGAACGACCCCTGCACGATGTTCGCGTCGCCCGTCAGCGTGTAGCCGTCGCGCCTCGGATCCAGCCGGTGCCGCACGGGACCGTACTCGGTCTCGTTGTCCGTCGAAGGTTCCGCCTCTCGCGCCTGCCACGCCTCCAACACGAGTTCGCGCGGGCCTCCCGTCGCGAACCGCACGACGCGGTCGACCGGTTCCGGAAAGGCGACCAACAAACCCGGACCGTGCACGCGCGGCTGAAGCTTGCCGAGACGAAGCACCAACGCCGACTCACCCGCGGCCACGAAATGGACACCGGAGGTCAGATACCACGCCGTGACCGCGGCGAACAGGAGCGCCGTCAGCCGCAGAGTCCGCCGCGCCACGAGTTCGAGATCCGCCCCTTCCGCCGCACCCGCGTCCCTCTTTAGGCCTGGCTTCGCCTCGTTCACGGTCCCGCCGCCCCTTCGACGTCCGGTCGCTCCGGCGATGGCGGCACGAGCAGGTGAAACGGTGGCGTCCTCGGGTCCGTCACGACCGTGATGTTGCGCCCCGCCACCTTGCGCAGCACCTCGAGTTCCCGCAGGAAGGTGAACAACTCCGGATCCTGCCGGTACGCCTCCGCCGTGATCCGCGCCGCCTCGGCTTCGGCCGCGCCACGGCGTCCGTCCGCGTAGCGACGCGCCTCCGCCAGCAACGCCGTTTTTTCCGCCTCGGCCGTCGCGCGAATCTCGTCCGCCTCGCGCTGTCCCTCGGCCCGAAACCGTGCTGCATCCTGCGCACGTTCCGCTCGCATCCGGTCGAAGACGAACGGCGTGTTCG from Opitutales bacterium ASA1 encodes the following:
- the hflK_1 gene encoding FtsH protease activity modulator HflK, whose product is MNEAKPGLKRDAGAAEGADLELVARRTLRLTALLFAAVTAWYLTSGVHFVAAGESALVLRLGKLQPRVHGPGLLVAFPEPVDRVVRFATGGPRELVLEAWQAREAEPSTDNETEYGPVRHRLDPRRDGYTLTGDANIVQGSFTLRYQIVDTARHFTSVREPERLLEAVFHQAATRALARVAIDDVVPTGLAVFRDATLEAMKEILAEIDPGVTFTGLELRELLPPKPVLPAFQDVSSARVEAKTYVDEALALRERMRRLADAESHALRAAADAEAAARLQRARGESEAFSATLEAAREEPGRLEARLLAEVREEVWPKLGRGAVAAEDAQGTILWRPQGVDTR